Sequence from the Toxoplasma gondii ME49 chromosome Ib, whole genome shotgun sequence genome:
GCGAAGCGCCGCGTTCTTTGGTGTGTCTGATTTGCGAAAAAACATTGCCGAACCGAGAGCGGAGCGGAAAACGTGACAAATGCTTGACAAGAAGACACCTATATATACTGCTAGAAATGCGCAAACAAAAATTCTGTGCACCCTGGCATTCGCGTGCACCTGTCCACACAAGACGGACAGAGGTGAAACGGGAGCTGCGCTACGTTCTCCCCCACGAACTGGACAGCTGTCCCGCTTTCGCATTTTCTAACACTCTCTCTCCGATGCATCCATCCACATTGTTCGAcctccctgttctctctaTCCAGGCCTCTCCGTCCACTTCCAcgtccttcttcaccttcacTCTCTTGGACATTCTCATCGACCACTATGTACGTTCGTGACCATCCTGCTTCTGCCTGCGACTTCGTGGTGCACGCAACTTTCTGATCgtcctccactttcttccctctggggccgcctcctctctgtgcaacctctctgtctctctacgTCGAACACCACCCTTCTCGCGTGGTACTCTGCCTGTCGCTTCCCGTTCGCGCTACATCTGTCCGGCCTGGAAACCGATTCTCCCCTGTAaacctctttttcctttcctaCGTCTTTTCATGACCCTTCCTGAATCTTCAGAGTcatttctcgttcttctttgaGAGATGTACGAGAAGGACTAAAAAGCTTCCGATCTTGAGCTCGACAACGGGAGACTCTTCTCATCTTTTCGTGACACTCCATAGATCGTGTTAATCCTTCCTAGGTCTTCAAGACCCGTCAGGGCTCCCTAGGTCTTCCTATGACCCTTGGAACAGTCCTAGGTGTTTCAGGACTTTTCTAAGGTCCTCCGGAGACTTGAGAGCTTCCTGAAGTCTTCGTCAGGACCTCCTCTGGGTTTTGCTGATCTTTTTAGACCTTCACGatcctgttcttcctccggGGAGCTCCGTCCGCAGTTCCAGAGATGTTTTCCTCGGCAAACCAACCTACCCTTCTGATTCGGGGCCTCCACTTCCGGACAGACTTTGTCGCGCGGACATGTCGCCTGTTATGGCAGACTTGTCCGTTCTTTTGAAGAGAAGTTGGCGACGCAAGCTCGAGACAGGGGCTTCGTTTTCGTGGTCAACGACTCGGGCCGTGCTCCCCCGTCTCGAGAGGAGGTGCTGTCGCTTGTAATCCACGAGAAGGCTGTACAGGAAGCGAGACGAgtggcgagaagaagcagaaaactcTGCAAACATCTTCGCGCATGTTCGAAACATATTCGGCGCCGGAGGCGGCCGGTACGGATGCAATGGAAACATGTACGGAGGCATGTAGTCCTCGCTAGGGGGTGACAACCACGTCCGAACCTGCAGAGAccacagacagaaaacaaatgGCACTGAGGGTTTAGCATCTATGCTTTCTGCAtggaaaacgacagagaagagtgTTGTCGACGGCTGAGGATCTACAGTATTCCGCatgaaacacacagaaaagaagtgaGATTCAGGATCTACGAGCTCCGCTGATTCGCACGCAGTGAAGACCCAGATTCGGGAACCTTCACACAGGCGGAAACTCGATGAGACCGTGGGCTGGCCTTGAAAACAGTGAAGGGAGAAGGTAAAGAAATGAGCGGAAATGAAGACGAAGCGCGAAGGAGGCAGCGACAGGTGCACGTTGCTCCTTCGGATTCGTGTCGGCGAACAACCGACAAGGATCACGAAAGGTTGAGGAGGCACTGTGGATGTTGATTCACTGTCACAGAGGATACAGAAAAACAGCACGAGAGAAGGGCAGGCGGCTCGGGGGAGCACACAGACGCTTGCGTACTGAGAGCAAAAATGCCTTTCCAAAAACGACGCGGacaagagaggcgacgacgtGTACGAACATTCAGTGGAGAGGGCACATGCGAGGGAGACTGCAAAGGAACGCAAACGTTCCGGGAGGCGCAAGCTCACAAaacagatggagaagaagtgaggtgaactgaagagaagaggaactccgcaggacagagaggaacgaaaaacaagcaacgcagaagaagaacggtcAACTGAGAGAGCGACACAGTGAGAGACTGAGATATAAATATAGagggaaaagggagacactgAGCGACTCGGTtgagagcggagaagagcgatGTCGACTTTGTGCACGAACATTTCGGGCATAACGGAAAAGcaacagacgcagaaactGGAAACCCCACCCACTTCGAAAAGAAAGCAGGCCTAAAATTTCCTGAACGTGGAAGAGGACGTcatggagaggaaacaaaggagacgTGATATCCGAGTCGTTGCACCAAACCAAGCAGACACTCTAGAGCTGATAACTGATCGGAATGGTCTAACTATGATTTCTATGTTCTTAGTTGCGTCTCTGTGAGGAGCGGATATGGCAACTGCTGGCTCTGCAGCTGCACAGTTACCAGAAAACTGAACAACTTTGAGTACAACCCAAAGATACATGACGTAAGATCTCGGAACCACTTGCACAGTTTTATCTGCCTGGTGTCGCAACACTCTGGATAATGGTCTCCGTTGCAACCTCGGTCTATCCCACATGACGGCTGTACGGTACGCCGGGGGTGACAGGATTGACGAATATGACGCGTTACGAGATACATGCGTGCGGCAACGCTGACCTttggaagaaagggagaggcaAACAACATCATAAACGCGAAGATTACGTAGGCCAAGCCGATGCCGCGGATGAAGGGGGACGCCTCTAGTGAAGCCCAGTACGCTGGGAATTCTGAGAagcctgaaaaaagaaaaacagagggagGCCCGTGAatcgagagaggagacactgcggacacaggagacaggggggGGCGCTCTGCAAGGAGCGAGGAAAAGGGTGCATGTTGAAGAGCGACAAGAGAATTTATTTGACATTTGTGAGTTTCAGAGGTTTTCCCTTTTCTTAACACAGACAGAGTGGAGTCCTTTTTTCGAATTCTGGGTAGAAAACATCGAGattttcgcgtttttttgcCGAGGGAGGCGTGGACGTGCGAGGAACTTGCACCAAAAGTTTAGACCCAGAGTCTTCTCTTTATCGGCTTTCTTTCTTGTGTGTCCTCACCACTCTAGGACATGTTCGCATTTGTTTTTCGTGGAATACTGGAGTCGAGTCTCCTTCGGACCCTTTTGAAAAAATATTGCAGTGTTTTCCTTTCGAAGAACcaactctcttcttccagaaaGACCCAACTGTCTGAGCTTGAAGTTGTGCCCTTGAAGACACGCCGAACTGTCGAAAGAGCTCACCCCTGAACATGAGGAACATCATCGAGGACGGGACCATGTGCTTCACCATGATGCACCAAAACTTGGAAATCCGAGAGATCCAGAGCGGCTTCACACGGCTGAAGAAGCAACCGAAGACCAtccggaagagagacgagagccAGGCGAGTGCTGGAACCGGCGGCGGGTTGAAGAGCGTCACGCGCAAAATTTGATCTTTGAAGACTTCGATATtggcgagaaacagagcgTAAAAGCGATCCTGAAGAAATCCAAGACAAACGAAAACTCTGGTCTGCCCTTCCGCGTCCGTCTTCCCAAACGTCTCACCATcgacacaaacacaaaaaacCTCAaggtatatatacatatatatgtatatatgtatatatgtatatgtatgttttGGTCTACGTCTCTTTCTCTAAAAACATGGAGAGACATGTGGTCGTCTAAACAGTTGCGTATCGTCGCCCTCCTATCGACGCCTGATGACTCTCgattcgtttcttcctcatccgttccttttcttttgtgCCCCTGTCTTCTATAGCGCTGTCTCAGCATTCTTGTCAGCTCCCGGGTCCGCACGGAGTCTCTGCTGTCCCTCAAGAACTGGAAAACCTCCCGCGTCACCCTCTGCCTGTGAACCTGGAAAACCAGACTCGGTCTACGGCACTGAGGCTCTTCTGTCAGGGTGCTGGTCGAAGCTACGTCCTGTTCTCACCTTGAAAACGTCAGAAGTCCCGGGCTCGCgcacgaagaaggcgacaagagCAGCCAAGCCGGCGTTCATGAAGAtgagacacagacgaggaaagtAGATGCTCATTCCCGCGAAGACCGAAGTGATGCATCCGAAAATCGTGACGCCGAGGCAGCATCCAGCGTACACTCGaacagctgaagaaggaacagacgcagagagcctAACTGAGGCAAACGAGCAAAAGAGGGGAAATCCGGGTgaacgagaaacacagaaacctAGACAGACCCAGAAGACAACAGacaccgagaagaaaggaaggagaagagacaaggagcGAGTTCCTTGCAAAAAAAAAACTCAACTCGAGTTCTACAGTTCTGGATCGAGAATCTTCTGTGCAGAGACATGATCCAAGTAGAGTGCGATCACTGCAGTGCGGGGTCGAGCTGCGATCATAGTGTCCTCAATGCCCGCGAAGGATCGAGAAGCCTCTCCTATTTTAGTTCTCCAAGGATCAAACGCGTATGGCACGCGCTGATatcagaaaaaaaaacgtgTATCTCTGGGCTCATGCGTGGTTTCCTGTGGGGTGTGGCATATCACACATCGGGAAGCCCCACCAGCCTCAAGAGGAAAACATGCGCGTTCCTCGTCGCAGAGCCTGCTTCGCAACCTTCAAAGACAGGCAGTGCCTGCGCGTGTCTTCTCGAGAAGTCCTGTTTCTCAGCCTTACCCAACTTGCCGGCGATCCTTTCTTGGTACGAAGCATTGTTCACCCAGCCGACACCGATTGCCTCCAACATGACTACGCCCGGAGCCATAATGAAAGAAGACATAAAGTTGAAGAACTCGAAACGCTGAAGACAAGAGACCCAAGGAACTGAACACATGAAGCACTGCCAGAGAGCTCCGCAAGGAAATGCTTTTAAAAAAAGTCGAAGTTTAAGCTAAAATTTACCTCGATCCGCATGTCACGCATGACTACAGATAGACTGGGATACCTCGAGTCTGTACTTTAAATACCCGCTAGGTAGGCTGACCGTAGAATACACATGTGAGTGTAAATTGATCCTCCACGACTGACGCAACCAAGACGTCGACACATGAATACTTCCGTCGCGTTTTCACTGCTGTGTTGAGACGGCCGCCATGTGGGGAAAGGGCTCTCTCCAAAGGCTCGCCTGAATGCTCAAGAAGCCTCCTCGATCACTTGCATGAAATGCATGATATAAGCCAGAACTGCATATCAAGGGAAACAGACTCGACCGTGTTTACGGATCAGGTGATGTACTGCATTTCTTTCAATGCCGCACCCCGACCCCTGGAGACATTCCTGAGGCGCTCTCTACCTGTCTGCACGAGTGTAAAGAGTGATCTATATATTACGCCTAGAACATGACCGACACGGAAGGACCTTCAGGTCTTAAACTATCGAAATCTGACACCTTTACATGTCTTAAGCAGGTAAACTCGAAGTCACGGTGGCCTACAGAACGACCCTCGCCCAGCCGTGTGCTGGTGTCGTTTTATATCTACTTCCTCTACCACGTGACTTCACATTACTACCATAggtacacatatatatgcatttagatatacatatacatatgtatatatatatatatatcgtcTCAGCGAGAGTGACAGGTTTGTGCTAGGGAAGGCGTATCGACCAACCCGAGGCAAGGTCGTTGGGAGTTTTGCTGGTCGGGCGCATGTTCATCGTTGGGTGCAAGTCagcctgcgtctctccctctctccaaACACTCATCGGTGTGTCTACACGAGCGTTTCACTGACGCCTGCGGTCTTTCGCACTTGCATGTTTCTTACCTTTTGTTGATTTGCGCTGCAGAAAATtagggagaggaagaagcagaaaaagatgaGGGATACGCAACACCGCTGTCGCCATCGATACCGAGCGAAACGCGATTCCTGAGAAccgacaagagagagacaagcaacGAAACGCGCAGGCGTTTGAGTGTGGAACAAATGCTTGTgtctcagagagagaggagtaCTCTCAGGCCGAGGCTGAGGATCATACCAGCATGTGAGGAgtcgtctccgcttcctgcTGAAACGACGGATAACAGGAATTCCTGCAGCTCGCATACAAAAGCATCCAGCTGAAACCTAACGAGAGCGCTCTAAAGATTCTCCTTCACAAACTCGCGTCGGTGCCTTCCAAGAAAAACATGCGACAGAGTGACAGGAAAGGAGCTGAAGCAAGCGCGGTGCACGAACGTTCACAAAGAGAGGACAAAGACGATGCTTCGAAGAAGCAGGATGAGAAGAAATCGGAGACAAGAACTGGAAAAAAAGATCAAAAGACTCAgggggaaaaaagaagcacagcaagagaggagagatcAACGCACcacagcgagacagaggcggagaagaacaggTAAGAAGTGCGACGCTggcgagaaaagcaaagaaggcTCATCGACGAACGGCAAGAAtgcaaagaagaggaagggaagcgaggaacggagggaaggaaaggagacaggaaggtgAAACTCTTTTTCTAAAGAACAGCGGCTTACCGCAAAGGCGTTGATTAACGAATGCAGAGCGATCGCTGTCACCTGGATGTTCAGAATGAAAATTCCGCCGTAAAAGAACAGGGAAAAAACCTGACAGCCGAAACAAACAAGGCTGCAGCAAAACCTAACGAGATGCCGACACTGGCGGGAACGTCCAGAAgcctcgtctgtttctcctttgttAGTGAAGGATTGAATAAAGAACGCGATTCACAGTCAGACGTAAAACTCGTGGACACACAAACGTATGCAatctgctgtctcctgtcaACCCCCTACACTGGTTTCTGGCTACCAGGTAACTCTCTGGGATGTCTTTTCCGTGATCGCTGcccgcttctgtctcccctgtccTCTTGCGTggtctctgctctgtcttcctccacCCAACAGCTTCGTcccctcctgtctccctgtttgtgcccttccttctctttctcgccgttccTCATCTCCGTCAAGTCCGTCATGAGCTGAATAGATACAAGGAACTTCAAAAACACCGGGAGATTTAAATAAACAAGACATCACGCTCTTTTTAGATTGACTGGTGCAGGAcggtcgccgtcttctctccacgccACTTACATTCGAGGCGGCAACTTTGTCAAAAACGGCAGGGAGGATAACGAAATACGCAGGAGCACTGCGCGTTTTGTTCACCAAGTCGTACGTCGGGACCCCAGTTGTGTCCTGCGATTCacaggaaaaacaaacatCAAACATCGACGCAGttggccttctctctcaaccGAAACTGCAGAGATGCCTAACTAGTCAGTATCAGCGCCGCGCATGCTCacgcgacgcatgcacgtcACCAGGCAAGCACGCAGGTTCCAACTCCCATACACAGACGAATGCGTCCATGCACAACTCCAGTACAAGAAAAACATGAAAAAACTGCAACGAGAGAAGTACATTGCATGCTGAGGATCAGGGATTCTTTGAGGGGAACGTCTGCGGCGGCAGTCCTTGTCGACAGCTTACCTGCATGCTGCTCACGACCGACAGGAGGGAAATGAACGCGACTAGGCAGCTCACGAAGTCTACCATCCCGACATGGTTGCCGCTAGATATCATGTTCGATCCAATCCTaaagacacaaagaaagGATTGGTAGAACCCAATTCGTACAGATGGATGGACGCGCtgagcctgagaaacgaagagagctAAGTTAGTTACACAGGCACACTCTTGGTTCTCTCAATTCAAAGGAAACTCTGCCTACAAGAGACAAGCATGCCAACGGCTGTTCATTATTCTCAGTCAAAATGCTCATAGACTCACGTACTcctacatgtatatatatattgatattGATATGTATGACTTGAAGCAacgcacagacacacaggtGTCACGCAGAGAAGCATTATCTATTTTGTTGCTTCACAGAGGGAAGTCTGTAGTTGCGTGTAGGTCACAGAGTCGCTCGACAGGCTGTTGGGAATTGTGTGAGTGCCGCATGGGTGTCGGAGTGTTTGAgcgttctcgctctccaccccctcgcgcgtctccgcgtTTCGGTCCTGTTACTCCACATCAGGTTCGTGCTGTCAAGGAAGTGCGAACTGTCAAAGGAGCCTGTCCATTTGTGCATCTGGTCAGCGATACCGATTGTTGGTATTCGACTGTGTCTCGCACgactcgtcctcgtcttccgcaTCTGCCTACTTGGAGAAGCTGCTGACGGTCTCGTAAACGCCGCAGCCGAGAGCGAGATCGCGGAGAACGTAGCCGAGTGTCTGCGCTCTGAGGCTCCAGACATCCGCAAGCGTGTGGCTGAGATTTTCGAGCGTCTCTCGGATAACGCCGTCTGGTTCCGTGTCTCCCAGTCCATGTCCGTCGTTCGTCGTGAACGACATGACGGTGAGCGCGATGCAGAGCACGATCGCCAGGAACACCAGCAGCGCCGACGCTGGAGCAAACAAAGACGCACGAGAACCAGCTTCGTGGAGGGGTGGACGCACGAACCGCCTCGCGGGATGTCTCGACAGCCAAGCACAATGCAAGAGCCGCGAAGTGCAGTAACTGAAGAAAAGGGATTAATATCTGAAGATATAC
This genomic interval carries:
- a CDS encoding hypothetical protein (encoded by transcript TGME49_208410~Predicted trans-membrane domain (TMHMM2.0):232-255:269-292:304-327:418-441:447-467:538-558:578-601:604-627:639-659:668-691:703-726:729-752:821-844:858-881), with the protein product MDARAQSGDQLRYRGGGRGIAGSPVASFYSSPALQTARRGPEAHRPAGQKRRGSLRVPRFSFWPAQGSGPVAREGESSLALAMARVGSGPRMGEGEKRASCQHSGPSSPRDLGLGEKEVPSPTVSITETCGGAFASTPLSARPSQSSDVPINGKQATCLFARDKKSGALGLAFDLKTGFPQGSTGVLLCHTKNGDKFWDRMDGQPVKLVSNAGGEPHVLHWNSWLQRQRQRGWFTSEALCFMTTLGAIMGAGTFTSFWSQLQIWRTLWFIVPYTVDFITVGIPALQTELLLGNLFRGTTVKCFTQISPYMIGAAIFALLSTLLQVIVKASQGCQLLVYFLASWDTPHPWQLTEDDRQLCRSISDGETCEGAGKGTLCHWRGSPLLECLASPTGKATYFYLSRLVPEVLDPTVSPNVLQANHVASMGVVWSFVLAYVWRGLFKIGFTSALLVFLAIVLCIALTVMSFTTNDGHGLGDTEPDGVIRETLENLSHTLADVWSLRAQTLGYVLRDLALGCGVYETVSSFSKIGSNMISSGNHVGMVDFVSCLVAFISLLSVVSSMQDTTGVPTYDLVNKTRSAPAYFVILPAVFDKVAASNVFSLFFYGGIFILNIQVTAIALHSLINAFAESRFARYRWRQRCCVSLIFFCFFLSLIFCSANQQKRFEFFNFMSSFIMAPGVVMLEAIGVGWVNNASYQERIAGKLAVRVYAGCCLGVTIFGCITSVFAGMSIYFPRLCLIFMNAGLAALVAFFVREPGTSDVFKDRFYALFLANIEVFKDQILRVTLFNPPPVPALAWLSSLFRMVFGCFFSRVKPLWISRISKFWCIMVKHMVPSSMMFLMFRGFSEFPAYWASLEASPFIRGIGLAYVIFAFMMLFASPFLPKVRTWLSPPSEDYMPPYMFPLHPYRPPPAPNMFRTCAKMFAEFSASSRHSSRFLYSLLVDYKRQHLLSRRGSTARVVDHENEAPVSSLRRQLLFKRTDKSAITGDMSARQSLSGSGGPESEG